The Lolium rigidum isolate FL_2022 chromosome 1, APGP_CSIRO_Lrig_0.1, whole genome shotgun sequence region TTCATGGGCAGCCCGTACTACCCATCGCCGTAGCGAGCTTCTAGCGTTTCTTCCTCGCCCACTCCACCACTTCTTCTTACCGGAGCCGAGGGAGGTCAGCGCTCTTCGCGGCGGCCGCCGAGACCACCTGAGCGGAGGCGGCCGACTACCAGTCACTCCCTCACTCCCGTCGCGTTCCTCGTCCAAGTGAGTAGTCTCCTCCTGCTACTTCCCACGCTTTCTGCTGTGCCCACGATCTCAGATCCACCGAGTCCGATTCCCCGGCACGATCGAGCCAAATCGGGAGCCGCGAATCCCTCTGTCAGCGCCACCGCCGAACCACCAGGCCGCCAACCACCTCCCTACTGGCCGAGCTCCCCTGCTGCGATCCCACGGCACCCGAGGCGCACCCGGCCCTTGCCGGATCCAAGAAGCGCCGATGATGAGCGGGAGGAAGAATGCCGGCAAGGCCTCTTCTTTCTTGCTCGTCCTGATCTCGGTCGGGTGCTTCTTCGCGACCTACAACTTCCTGACAATGGTGGGCCACGGCCGGGGCCGGGACGGGCCACGCAAGATGCTCGACCACGACGGCGCTCTGTCCTTCGCCTCCGGCTCCGACCCGTCCAAGAGGTTCCACGTCGCGCTCACGGCGACGGACGCGCTGTACAGCCAGTGGCAGTCGCGGATCATGCACTACTGGTACAAGGAGATGAGGGGCCGGCCTGGCTCCGACATGGGCGGCTTCACCCGGATCCTCCACTCCGGGAAGCCGGACGGGTTGATGGACGAGATACCCACCCTGGTGGTCGACCCGCTCCCCGAAGGCGCCGATAAGGTGAGGCTTTCAAAATCTTCAATTTTCTTACCAGTCGTGGTGGAGCGAGATCACCGTTTGCTGACCCGCTGCTCTGCTCAGGGCTACATCGTCCTCAACAGGCCTTGGGCGTTCGTCCAGTGGTTGCAAAAGGCGGACATCGAGGAGGAGTAAGCAGATTTTCTGGTGTTCTTTGTTTGGTCTCCTCCATTGTCTAGTAGGattcctaatgaaatgattcgcaGGTATATACTTATGGCCGAGCCAGATCACATCTTTGTCAAGCCATTGCCGAACTTAGCTCGTGGTGACCAACCTGCCGCGTTTCCCTTCTTTTATATCAAACCTACTGACAATGAGAAGGTACTGAGGAAGTTCTTTCCGAAAGAAAAAGGCCCTGTCTCGAATATTGATCCCATTGGTAACTCGCCAGTGATTATCCAGAAGGTATGTATCTCTTTGCCTGTCAGAAGATTAATAGAATACTTCGATGGTTGAGCTATATAGTTTTTTTTACACGGATATGTGTATATGCCATGATGGAGATATGTGCCCAATACTTCATTCTCATAACT contains the following coding sequences:
- the LOC124685024 gene encoding hydroxyproline O-arabinosyltransferase NOD3-like — its product is MMSGRKNAGKASSFLLVLISVGCFFATYNFLTMVGHGRGRDGPRKMLDHDGALSFASGSDPSKRFHVALTATDALYSQWQSRIMHYWYKEMRGRPGSDMGGFTRILHSGKPDGLMDEIPTLVVDPLPEGADKGYIVLNRPWAFVQWLQKADIEEEYILMAEPDHIFVKPLPNLARGDQPAAFPFFYIKPTDNEKVLRKFFPKEKGPVSNIDPIGNSPVIIQKAQLEKIAPTWMNISLKMKEDAETDKAFGWVLEMYAYAVASALHGVRHNLRKDFMIQPPWDAKTDNTFIIHYTYGCDYSLKGELTYGKIGEWRFDKRSYLRSPPPRNLSLPPPGVPESVVTLVKMVNEATTGIIGWDEER